From a single Calothrix sp. NIES-2098 genomic region:
- a CDS encoding pentapeptide repeat-containing protein codes for MSDNNTDALKGWLIILAVIFILFLAAVLFIFLFSDFAFFNTKGLIKEQRIDYGARSLTTIGTIFGGIAVLINAYYAAKRAEAMDKSAQAANESAKAALENAEAALKNAQVAEDKQITERFAKAIEQLGNEKIEVRLGAIYTLERIAKDSLKDYWIIMEILTAFVRENAPLKPKEERVEEIQQQPKLRTDIQAALTVIGRRNCNDEKENQRLDLSYSDIRGAMLFEANLKKAIFKGANLAEAFLNKADLQEADFTEAIMQQAKLNMVNLQSAMLMRCNLQNANLSGAKLQEASLFRSNLQEAQLYQAELQNVNLSEAKLLCANLGEANLLEAFLDRSDLKGANFQGAKNLTSQQIERANGNRTTRLPDYVEAPTHWRQPSKDNSASI; via the coding sequence ATGTCTGATAACAATACAGACGCTCTTAAAGGTTGGTTAATAATTTTAGCTGTTATATTTATTCTATTTTTAGCGGCTGTTTTATTTATATTTTTATTTTCTGATTTTGCATTTTTCAATACTAAAGGTTTAATAAAAGAGCAAAGAATAGATTATGGAGCTAGAAGTTTAACAACTATTGGAACTATCTTCGGTGGCATAGCAGTATTAATCAATGCTTACTATGCAGCCAAGCGTGCAGAAGCTATGGATAAAAGCGCACAAGCTGCCAATGAAAGTGCAAAAGCTGCTTTGGAAAATGCTGAGGCTGCACTCAAAAATGCACAAGTAGCAGAAGATAAGCAAATTACAGAACGTTTTGCGAAGGCTATTGAACAACTTGGTAATGAAAAAATTGAAGTAAGATTAGGTGCTATTTACACTCTAGAACGAATTGCTAAAGATTCTCTAAAAGACTATTGGATAATCATGGAAATCCTCACAGCTTTCGTGCGAGAAAATGCTCCTTTAAAGCCTAAAGAGGAGAGAGTAGAGGAGATACAGCAACAACCAAAACTTCGTACAGATATTCAAGCAGCCCTTACCGTTATTGGAAGACGCAATTGTAATGATGAGAAGGAAAATCAGAGACTTGATTTAAGTTACAGCGACATTAGAGGTGCAATGCTCTTTGAAGCTAACCTCAAAAAGGCAATCTTTAAAGGAGCTAATCTAGCAGAGGCCTTTTTAAATAAAGCTGATTTGCAAGAGGCAGACTTTACTGAAGCCATTATGCAACAAGCAAAATTAAATATGGTTAATCTGCAAAGCGCAATGTTAATGAGATGCAATCTACAAAATGCAAACCTTAGTGGAGCGAAACTACAAGAAGCATCCCTCTTTAGATCTAACTTACAAGAGGCACAACTATATCAAGCTGAACTGCAAAATGTAAATCTCAGTGAAGCCAAGCTGCTATGTGCAAACCTCGGTGAAGCTAACCTGCTAGAGGCTTTCCTCGATAGAAGCGATCTAAAAGGTGCAAACTTTCAGGGAGCTAAAAATCTAACATCGCAGCAGATTGAAAGGGCAAATGGCAATCGCACAACTCGCTTACCCGATTATGTTGAAGCCCCAACACACTGGCGACAACCTAGTAAAGATAACTCCGCATCAATCTAG
- a CDS encoding polysaccharide deacetylase yields the protein MHKNKLFLYSSTILIASFIVLAPIEPKVSQAQSGQNNATGISDGIHQRIEEFKETMLTILKQQAQVKGLSYTVPPNFQGTTIKAAKLTSSEKVIALTFDDGPWPESTNQVLDILKSNNIKATFFVIGQNVKNYPDLLKRENAEGHVIGNHTWHHWYQFMNEQTAAYEIERTAELVNRITGVKTNLFRPPGGIMDNGVADYARNRKYTIILWSSDSADYSRPAVPKLIKNVFRKTKPGGIVLMHDGGGNRSRTVQALPEIIAKFRNEGYRFVTIPELLQMEDKDRSFLAKKNSEGIKQEATHP from the coding sequence ATGCATAAAAACAAATTATTTCTTTACTCATCAACGATATTGATTGCTAGTTTTATTGTGCTAGCGCCGATCGAACCAAAAGTTTCACAAGCACAAAGTGGACAAAATAATGCTACAGGTATCTCTGATGGAATTCATCAACGTATTGAGGAATTTAAGGAGACAATGCTTACCATTTTAAAGCAACAAGCACAAGTAAAGGGCTTGTCCTATACTGTACCACCAAATTTTCAAGGAACAACAATCAAAGCAGCAAAACTTACTTCATCTGAGAAGGTAATTGCGCTTACATTTGATGATGGCCCTTGGCCCGAAAGTACTAACCAAGTGCTAGATATTCTTAAAAGCAATAATATCAAAGCGACATTTTTTGTAATTGGTCAGAATGTGAAAAATTACCCAGACTTATTGAAGCGGGAAAATGCAGAAGGTCACGTAATTGGCAACCATACTTGGCATCATTGGTACCAATTTATGAATGAACAGACAGCAGCTTATGAAATTGAGCGCACAGCAGAATTAGTTAATCGAATTACCGGAGTTAAAACAAATTTATTTCGCCCACCTGGTGGAATCATGGACAATGGTGTGGCTGATTATGCTAGAAATAGGAAATACACTATCATTCTTTGGTCATCTGATTCCGCAGATTACTCGCGTCCTGCTGTACCAAAGTTAATAAAAAATGTGTTCAGAAAGACAAAGCCTGGTGGTATTGTGCTAATGCATGATGGTGGAGGTAATCGCTCAAGAACTGTGCAAGCTTTACCAGAAATTATTGCCAAATTTCGCAATGAAGGTTATCGCTTTGTAACTATTCCTGAACTGTTACAAATGGAAGATAAAGACCGAAGCTTTCTTGCTAAGAAAAATTCAGAAGGCATAAAGCAGGAGGCAACCCACCCTTAA
- a CDS encoding pentapeptide repeat-containing protein, with amino-acid sequence MKTNYMSLFKTDGLTSFFIYITTIFILALIFNQLFFFSFQWLSLDITIAAIAQVITIIAMVTWVIAMIINAYYNSKLSLAMDRIEISQIISQITENQRKIEIDINYPEQKSEELVTERFYQAIEHLGNEKIETRFAAIYALERIARDCPKNHWTIMEILAAFIREHASTHDRDEDILPEKIPTDIQTALTVIGRRNTQYDLANKKLDLRDIDISGADLMEANLSGAILIGANLQWVNLIGANLSGADLTETNLCGAVLYEANLQNAILPEANLQEAVLRKVNLSKAVMHEADLQGAILYDANLQAASLANANLEEAILCDTNLEGANLEGSNLQGANLIGSNLKGAKLIGANLEAVLFSTANLQQANLYEANLEQANFYEANLQEAILTGTNLNQAILQKAKIFGADMTRCENLESAQLELAFGDRTTLLPENVEIPESWCQQITDLSVSEAET; translated from the coding sequence ATGAAGACAAATTATATGTCTTTATTCAAGACAGATGGACTCACCAGTTTTTTTATATATATAACAACAATATTTATTCTGGCTTTAATTTTTAATCAATTATTTTTTTTTAGTTTTCAATGGCTGTCATTAGACATAACAATCGCAGCGATCGCTCAAGTAATAACCATAATTGCGATGGTTACTTGGGTAATAGCAATGATTATCAACGCTTACTATAATTCCAAACTCTCTCTAGCAATGGATCGAATTGAAATATCACAAATTATTTCACAGATTACAGAAAACCAAAGAAAGATAGAAATCGATATTAATTATCCAGAACAAAAATCAGAAGAATTAGTAACAGAAAGATTTTATCAAGCAATAGAACATTTAGGTAATGAAAAAATAGAAACTCGCTTTGCTGCTATATATGCACTAGAAAGAATTGCCAGAGATTGCCCAAAAAATCATTGGACAATTATGGAAATACTCGCCGCTTTTATCCGAGAACACGCCTCGACGCACGATCGAGACGAAGATATTTTACCGGAAAAAATTCCTACAGATATTCAAACAGCTCTAACTGTAATTGGCAGACGCAATACACAGTATGATTTGGCAAATAAGAAACTAGATTTGCGCGATATAGATATTAGTGGTGCCGATTTGATGGAAGCCAATCTTTCTGGAGCAATTTTAATTGGAGCTAATTTACAATGGGTAAACCTGATAGGTGCTAATCTTTCTGGGGCAGACTTAACAGAAACAAATCTCTGTGGAGCAGTTCTCTATGAAGCCAACTTGCAAAACGCAATACTTCCAGAAGCTAATCTCCAAGAAGCTGTTTTGCGAAAAGTCAATTTATCCAAAGCAGTCATGCATGAGGCTGACTTGCAAGGTGCAATTTTGTATGATGCCAACTTACAAGCAGCAAGCCTTGCTAATGCTAATTTAGAAGAAGCTATTCTGTGTGACACTAACTTAGAAGGAGCAAATTTAGAGGGAAGCAACCTGCAAGGAGCAAACCTAATTGGTAGTAACTTAAAAGGTGCAAAATTGATTGGAGCCAACTTAGAAGCCGTATTATTCAGCACAGCTAATTTACAGCAAGCTAACCTCTATGAAGCGAATTTAGAACAAGCTAATTTCTATGAAGCTAACCTACAAGAAGCAATTCTCACTGGTACTAATTTAAATCAAGCAATTCTTCAGAAAGCCAAAATCTTCGGAGCTGACATGACTAGATGTGAAAACCTAGAATCAGCGCAGCTTGAATTAGCATTTGGCGATCGCACCACTCTTCTACCAGAAAATGTAGAAATACCTGAAAGCTGGTGTCAACAAATCACAGATCTTTCAGTTTCAGAAGCTGAAACTTGA
- a CDS encoding pentapeptide repeat-containing protein, translated as MSAKKTGVLLNWLIVITVIFALSLTAIVLTFSNIRELTISQQIEYGIQALTTTAIIFSGLALIANAYYGAKRAQALQKSAIAAEKNIELSIQNAKLSQDKLIAERFMTAIAQLGHERTETRTGAIYALERVAQEFPSEHWTIMEILTAFVRENAPIYQGQARQEDTAPIDLRTQQLNPNFSEESPKIRTDIQVALTVIGRRNYLEDKVNQKLDLRNTDIKRADLLGANLEGMDLRGADLCGADLRGATLVGTDLSGAKLSGSILYEANLLKANLRGADLSSANLNRANLSGANLRGANLTGASLRAANLQGANLYKANLQQATLKVANLSGAKLFLANLQGAKLGKANLHLTGLIGANLQGANLNGVNLQGANLNAAKLQQTEIFFANLSEASLAEADLHRANLIGANLSRAILYEANLHGANLMGANLSGTNLCDVKLEGAILTGAKNLELQQITAAVGDRTTRLPDYVEAPTHWRQPSKDNSASI; from the coding sequence ATGTCTGCTAAAAAGACAGGCGTACTCTTAAATTGGTTGATAGTTATAACAGTTATATTTGCTCTCTCATTGACTGCGATCGTCTTGACGTTTTCCAATATTCGGGAGTTGACAATTTCCCAACAAATAGAATATGGAATTCAAGCATTAACGACCACAGCAATCATTTTTTCAGGATTAGCCTTGATTGCAAATGCTTACTATGGGGCCAAGCGTGCCCAAGCTTTGCAGAAAAGTGCGATCGCAGCTGAAAAAAACATTGAACTGAGCATTCAAAATGCCAAACTATCTCAAGATAAGCTAATTGCAGAAAGGTTTATGACAGCAATTGCCCAGCTAGGGCACGAAAGAACCGAAACCCGTACAGGTGCAATTTATGCTTTAGAAAGAGTCGCCCAGGAATTTCCCTCAGAACATTGGACAATTATGGAAATCCTCACAGCTTTTGTGCGTGAGAATGCTCCTATCTATCAAGGTCAAGCAAGACAAGAAGATACAGCACCCATAGATTTGCGTACACAGCAGTTAAATCCAAATTTTTCTGAAGAATCGCCAAAAATCCGTACAGATATTCAAGTGGCTCTTACGGTTATCGGTAGGCGTAATTATTTAGAAGACAAGGTAAATCAGAAACTAGATTTACGCAATACAGATATTAAACGGGCAGACTTGCTAGGAGCTAACCTAGAAGGAATGGATTTGCGAGGCGCTGACTTGTGTGGTGCAGATTTGCGAGGCGCTACTTTAGTGGGTACAGACCTGAGTGGTGCTAAACTCTCTGGGTCGATTCTTTACGAAGCCAACCTCCTCAAAGCCAACCTGCGTGGAGCCGACCTTTCCTCCGCCAACCTCAACCGCGCCAATTTATCTGGGGCTAACCTGCGGGGAGCCAATCTCACAGGAGCAAGTCTGCGTGCAGCTAACTTACAAGGGGCCAACCTTTATAAAGCCAACTTACAACAAGCAACCTTAAAAGTTGCCAACCTCTCAGGAGCTAAGTTATTTCTCGCGAACTTACAAGGCGCAAAGCTTGGTAAAGCCAACTTACACCTTACAGGCCTAATTGGAGCTAACCTGCAAGGCGCAAATTTAAATGGAGTCAACCTGCAAGGCGCAAACTTGAATGCAGCCAAACTCCAGCAAACAGAGATATTTTTTGCCAACCTCTCAGAAGCCAGCCTAGCGGAAGCTGATTTGCATCGCGCCAACCTCATAGGAGCCAATCTTTCTAGAGCCATCCTTTATGAAGCCAATCTTCACGGCGCAAATCTCATGGGAGCTAACCTCTCTGGCACAAACCTCTGTGATGTCAAATTAGAAGGGGCAATTTTGACAGGTGCTAAAAATTTGGAATTACAACAAATTACAGCAGCAGTAGGCGATCGCACAACTCGCCTACCCGATTATGTTGAAGCCCCAACACACTGGCGACAACCTAGTAAAGATAACTCCGCATCAATCTAG
- a CDS encoding glutathione S-transferase domain protein, with amino-acid sequence MIDLYTFTTPNGRKASIMLEEVELSYNVHKIDITKQEQFTPEYIAINPNSKIPAIVDRETDIKVFESGAILIYLAEKTAKLLPTDKKGRFQVLEWLMFQMGGVGPMFGQLNHFKRFAPEKIPYAIERYEKETLRIYGVLDKQLSKNEFICGDYSIADVATYPWVAIYQMQGLTLDNHPNLKRWVETVGQRPAVQRGMNVP; translated from the coding sequence ATGATTGACTTATATACCTTCACAACACCTAACGGGCGTAAAGCTTCCATTATGTTGGAAGAAGTAGAACTATCTTACAACGTCCACAAAATTGACATTACAAAACAAGAGCAATTTACACCTGAATATATAGCCATTAATCCCAACAGCAAAATTCCAGCGATTGTCGATCGAGAAACTGATATCAAAGTTTTTGAGTCTGGGGCAATTCTCATTTACTTAGCAGAAAAGACAGCTAAATTACTACCTACTGACAAAAAAGGTCGCTTTCAAGTGCTGGAGTGGCTAATGTTTCAAATGGGGGGTGTAGGACCAATGTTTGGACAACTCAATCACTTTAAAAGATTCGCTCCAGAAAAGATTCCTTACGCCATTGAACGTTATGAAAAGGAAACTCTACGAATTTATGGTGTGTTAGATAAGCAACTATCAAAAAATGAATTTATCTGCGGTGATTATTCAATTGCAGATGTGGCAACCTATCCTTGGGTGGCAATTTATCAAATGCAAGGCTTGACCTTAGACAATCATCCAAATTTAAAAAGGTGGGTTGAAACTGTAGGTCAGCGTCCCGCAGTGCAACGAGGAATGAATGTGCCTTAG
- a CDS encoding pentapeptide repeat protein: MNMRLLEKIYLAIFANREKIEVIPNACSTQRLQLAIAQLEHQNRDMNLAVFDDLARIAQEEPKLNGKIMEALINFIRTNACDRTLTEFQDNQLSTIRPDIQAALTVIAKRNTQQDSDGEQLDLSYTDISGANLSGANLEQTNLYRTNLSGADLCSANLHGAILTAANLSGANLSGANLKEAILSAANLSGANLSGANLQRANLYLAKLDGAILQDAILNGANLREAEFSGVDKSITQLGDV; encoded by the coding sequence ATGAATATGAGGTTATTAGAAAAAATCTATCTAGCGATATTTGCTAATCGGGAAAAAATAGAAGTTATTCCAAATGCTTGCTCTACACAAAGATTGCAATTAGCAATTGCACAGCTTGAGCATCAAAATCGAGATATGAATCTAGCTGTATTTGATGATTTAGCCCGAATTGCCCAAGAAGAGCCAAAATTAAATGGGAAAATCATGGAGGCTCTGATAAATTTTATCCGAACTAATGCTTGCGATCGGACTCTAACAGAATTTCAAGACAACCAATTATCAACAATTCGTCCCGATATTCAAGCAGCACTAACGGTAATTGCCAAAAGAAATACTCAACAAGATAGCGATGGCGAACAACTAGACTTGAGCTATACAGATATTAGCGGGGCTAACCTTTCGGGAGCAAACTTAGAGCAGACAAATCTTTATCGAACTAATCTTTCAGGAGCAGATCTTTGTAGCGCTAATCTGCATGGAGCAATCCTTACAGCAGCTAATCTATCTGGTGCAAACCTCTCTGGTGCAAACCTCAAAGAGGCGATTTTAAGCGCAGCTAATCTATCGGGTGCTAACCTATCAGGAGCCAACTTACAGCGGGCAAACTTATATTTAGCAAAGCTGGATGGAGCAATTCTTCAGGATGCGATACTCAACGGGGCAAATCTGAGAGAAGCAGAATTTTCTGGGGTAGATAAATCGATTACTCAACTTGGTGATGTCTGA
- a CDS encoding extracellular solute-binding protein: MKRREVLNTAAIASVTAATVASCARTGTSPNVQTGLPNVRWRMATSWPKSLGTFIGAETVSKRVAEMTNGRFKITPFAAGELVPGLQVLDAVQAGTVECGHTSSYYYIGKSPALAFATSVPFGLNAQQQYAWLYQGGGLEAIQKVYTNFNVISFPAGSTGAQMGGWFKREIKSVADLKGLKMRIPGLGGQVMSRLGVNVQVLPGGEIYLALDRGAIDAAEWVGPYDDEKLGLHKAAQFYYYPGWWEPGPTLDILVNLNAWKRLPKEYQEVLKTASAEANLNMLSQYDALNGEALIRLKSAGTKLVPYSQEIMQAAQKISFEIFDENASKDASFKQVYEQWKAFRQNIFSWNRINELSYANFATSTNS; the protein is encoded by the coding sequence ATGAAACGTCGAGAGGTCTTAAATACAGCTGCGATCGCCTCCGTAACAGCGGCTACCGTAGCTTCCTGCGCCCGAACTGGGACATCGCCTAATGTGCAAACTGGACTCCCTAATGTGCGTTGGCGAATGGCTACTAGCTGGCCTAAGTCTTTGGGCACTTTTATCGGTGCAGAGACTGTGTCCAAGCGGGTTGCAGAAATGACCAACGGACGTTTCAAGATTACCCCCTTTGCGGCTGGCGAATTAGTGCCAGGATTACAAGTTTTGGATGCAGTACAAGCTGGAACCGTGGAATGCGGCCACACATCCAGCTATTATTACATCGGCAAAAGCCCAGCATTAGCTTTCGCTACCTCCGTACCCTTCGGCTTAAATGCTCAACAGCAGTATGCTTGGCTTTATCAGGGTGGCGGATTAGAAGCTATCCAGAAAGTTTATACCAACTTCAATGTCATCAGTTTTCCTGCTGGGAGTACTGGCGCACAGATGGGCGGATGGTTCAAAAGAGAAATCAAATCTGTAGCTGACCTCAAAGGGTTGAAAATGCGCATTCCCGGATTGGGCGGACAAGTCATGTCGCGTTTGGGAGTGAACGTGCAAGTTTTACCAGGAGGCGAAATTTATTTAGCACTAGATCGGGGTGCGATTGATGCTGCTGAGTGGGTTGGCCCTTACGATGACGAAAAACTCGGTTTACATAAAGCCGCGCAATTCTATTATTATCCAGGTTGGTGGGAGCCAGGGCCAACTTTAGACATACTGGTGAATCTCAACGCCTGGAAGCGTTTGCCCAAAGAGTATCAAGAAGTTTTAAAAACCGCCAGTGCAGAAGCTAATTTAAATATGCTCAGTCAGTATGATGCTTTGAATGGAGAAGCATTGATCCGATTAAAATCTGCTGGTACTAAGCTGGTTCCCTACAGCCAAGAGATTATGCAAGCTGCGCAGAAAATCTCTTTTGAGATTTTTGATGAGAATGCCAGTAAAGATGCCAGCTTCAAACAAGTATACGAACAGTGGAAAGCCTTTCGTCAAAATATTTTTAGCTGGAATCGCATCAATGAATTGAGCTATGCCAATTTTGCAACATCAACTAACAGTTAA
- a CDS encoding selenophosphate synthase produces MQQDKEPILKDLVLIGGGHSHAIVLRMFGMKPLPGVRLTLITTNSYTPYSGMLPGHIAGFYSHDECHIDLRPLAQFAQAQLYIDRVVNLDLKNNKVICANRPAVDFDVLSVDIGSTPAKISVSEAAEYVIPAKPVSKLLEHWYQLIKNVAENPQAPIKIAIAGGGAGGVELALSMRSHLQQIVQHSGALEIHLFQRDRQLMPKHHQSVRQLVKQVLIERGIKLHLGETVSQVAPLAEKRNQELLQIKCDSGLKVECNKIFWVTQAAAPQWLKNTELGTDEQGFILVKDTLQSQTHPHVFAAGDIATTINYRLAKAGVFAVRQGKPLFENLQRYLLGKPLKPYKPQKHYLSLIGTGDGKAIATKGAFTLPPHQLLWRWKDWIDRRFMQRFQNLPEMKQNFSLSTPKLTTQMRCAGCGSKVGSTVLKQVLHRIQQEQPAGEERKDIIIGLDAPDDASVVQISSGQLMVQTLDYFPALINDPYIFGQISANHCLSDIFAMGATPHSTLAIASIPTAAPAKVAETLYQLLSGAVKVVNRAGAPLIGGHTSEGAELAFGLSCNGVVDSHKLLRKSGMQPGQVLILTKALGTGTLFAADMRRQAKGRWIDAAVESMLLSNQAAAVCLWQHGVTACTDVTGFGLLGHLMEMVQASGVAVKLQLDAIPVLTGSIETLATGIFSSLYPDNLQASTYIHNLMAVESHPNYPLLFDPQTSGGLLAAIPEAQANTCLAKLRDLGYKQSSIIGSIKPQVVQQSPVTIA; encoded by the coding sequence ATGCAGCAAGATAAAGAGCCAATATTGAAAGATCTAGTACTGATTGGTGGTGGTCACAGCCATGCAATTGTGCTGAGGATGTTTGGGATGAAACCTCTGCCTGGCGTGCGTTTAACCTTGATTACCACGAATTCATATACACCGTATTCGGGAATGTTACCAGGACACATTGCGGGTTTTTACAGCCATGATGAATGCCATATAGACTTACGACCATTAGCCCAATTTGCCCAAGCACAGTTGTACATCGATCGAGTTGTTAATCTCGATTTAAAAAATAATAAAGTAATTTGTGCTAACCGTCCTGCTGTAGATTTTGATGTGCTTTCTGTTGATATTGGCAGTACTCCGGCAAAAATATCTGTATCAGAAGCGGCAGAATATGTGATTCCAGCAAAACCAGTGTCCAAATTATTGGAACATTGGTATCAATTAATAAAAAATGTAGCAGAAAATCCGCAAGCACCGATTAAGATTGCGATCGCAGGTGGTGGTGCAGGTGGTGTGGAATTAGCGCTATCGATGCGATCGCATCTACAACAGATTGTACAGCACTCAGGAGCTTTGGAAATTCATTTATTCCAGCGCGATCGCCAACTGATGCCAAAGCATCATCAATCAGTTCGGCAGCTAGTGAAGCAAGTTCTGATCGAGCGAGGTATTAAACTGCATTTAGGAGAAACAGTCTCTCAAGTTGCACCTCTAGCAGAAAAAAGAAATCAAGAATTATTACAAATTAAATGTGACTCTGGGTTAAAAGTAGAGTGCAACAAAATTTTTTGGGTAACGCAAGCAGCTGCACCTCAATGGTTAAAAAACACGGAATTGGGAACTGATGAACAAGGCTTTATTTTGGTAAAAGACACATTACAATCCCAAACCCATCCCCATGTATTTGCAGCAGGTGATATCGCCACAACGATCAATTATCGCCTAGCAAAAGCCGGAGTATTTGCTGTCCGCCAAGGTAAGCCTTTGTTTGAGAATTTACAGCGGTATTTATTAGGTAAACCACTAAAACCTTACAAACCACAGAAGCATTATCTCAGTTTAATTGGTACAGGTGATGGAAAGGCGATCGCCACCAAAGGCGCATTTACTTTACCACCCCATCAACTATTGTGGCGTTGGAAAGATTGGATTGATCGCCGCTTTATGCAACGCTTCCAAAATCTGCCAGAGATGAAGCAGAATTTTTCACTCTCAACTCCTAAACTCACTACTCAAATGCGTTGCGCTGGATGTGGTTCTAAAGTTGGTAGTACAGTTTTAAAACAAGTTCTACACCGCATTCAGCAAGAACAGCCTGCTGGGGAAGAGAGAAAAGATATCATCATCGGTTTAGATGCGCCAGATGATGCATCAGTAGTGCAGATATCAAGCGGACAATTAATGGTGCAGACGCTAGATTATTTTCCGGCCTTGATTAACGATCCTTATATTTTTGGGCAAATTAGCGCCAATCATTGCTTGAGCGATATTTTTGCAATGGGAGCTACGCCTCATAGTACATTAGCGATCGCTTCTATTCCTACTGCTGCACCCGCAAAAGTTGCAGAAACTCTTTACCAATTATTATCGGGCGCTGTCAAGGTAGTTAATCGAGCAGGCGCACCTCTAATTGGCGGACATACTAGCGAAGGTGCAGAACTAGCTTTTGGCTTAAGTTGTAACGGTGTTGTTGATTCCCACAAACTTTTGCGTAAAAGCGGTATGCAACCCGGACAAGTGCTAATTTTAACCAAAGCTTTAGGAACCGGGACATTATTTGCTGCTGATATGCGTCGCCAAGCTAAAGGCCGTTGGATTGATGCTGCTGTAGAGTCAATGTTGTTATCCAACCAAGCTGCTGCTGTATGCTTGTGGCAACATGGGGTAACAGCTTGTACGGATGTGACAGGCTTTGGTTTGTTAGGACATTTAATGGAGATGGTACAAGCATCTGGTGTGGCGGTGAAATTGCAACTTGACGCGATACCAGTATTAACAGGCTCAATTGAAACCTTAGCAACAGGAATTTTTAGCTCGCTGTATCCAGATAATTTACAAGCATCAACTTACATTCACAATCTGATGGCAGTTGAATCTCACCCTAATTATCCCCTGTTATTCGACCCGCAAACTTCTGGCGGTCTATTAGCTGCTATTCCCGAAGCTCAAGCTAATACTTGTTTAGCTAAACTGAGAGATTTGGGTTATAAACAGTCCAGCATAATTGGAAGTATCAAGCCGCAAGTAGTTCAGCAATCACCAGTTACTATAGCTTGA